The Fictibacillus arsenicus genome contains a region encoding:
- a CDS encoding glycoside hydrolase family 66 protein, whose amino-acid sequence MRKNSSIILPMFVCMCLLLAACSSKSTVVEIDEKEEKTDYLDSVETDKARYNPGDTVHFTLNLKQKMNGESLVIRYRHGDETVKEEEKVIKQDETFIWEWKTPKDNEKGYLVEVLLKKEKEYVDHLNIAVDVSEDWSKFPRYGYLADFGQMEAAEQQKVMKRLNRYHINGVQFYDWQYKHNQPIPPEGSPLEKEWPDIANRPVSYQTVKQYIDLSHKLNMMAMNYNLLFGAYEDSEKDGVKREWGLFQDSAHETQDSHPLPDSWASDIMLLDPSNKEWQSFLLKKEIEAFSKLPFDGWHVDQLGDRGMRWDYEGNIVALDKSYIDFLKAAKEALNVPLVMNAVNQYAQINIAQQAPVDFLYTEIWEPFNHFSHLKQVIEQNNNYSGFQKNTVLAAYMNYDLSDSTGEFNTPAVLLTNAVIFSAGGSHLELGENMLSKEYFPHKNLEITDQLESRLISYYDFLTGYQNYLRDGVKPGSFEVDAVSKEVKVSPEFKKGEIHYSSYEKENQDIVHLINFTDASTMEWRDNEGMQTEPKEMKDIELEIRADKKVENVWIASPDQYLGSPVTLDFEQKDGKMTVIIPALKYWDMLVIEYEK is encoded by the coding sequence ATGAGAAAAAATTCATCAATCATTCTGCCGATGTTTGTTTGCATGTGTCTTTTGCTTGCGGCATGCTCATCCAAAAGCACTGTCGTTGAGATCGATGAAAAAGAAGAGAAGACCGATTATCTGGATTCGGTCGAAACCGACAAAGCCCGGTATAATCCAGGTGATACGGTTCACTTTACATTAAACTTAAAACAAAAAATGAACGGAGAGTCCCTCGTCATTCGTTATCGTCATGGTGACGAAACGGTAAAAGAAGAGGAAAAAGTAATAAAGCAAGACGAAACATTTATTTGGGAGTGGAAAACACCGAAAGATAATGAAAAAGGATATTTGGTAGAAGTCCTTTTAAAGAAAGAAAAAGAGTATGTTGACCATTTGAACATTGCAGTGGATGTATCAGAGGATTGGTCAAAGTTCCCGCGTTACGGGTATTTAGCCGATTTTGGTCAGATGGAAGCGGCTGAGCAGCAAAAGGTGATGAAACGTTTAAATCGCTATCATATCAACGGTGTTCAATTTTACGATTGGCAGTATAAACATAATCAGCCGATTCCGCCGGAAGGCAGCCCACTAGAGAAGGAATGGCCAGATATCGCGAACAGACCTGTTTCTTACCAAACCGTTAAGCAATATATAGACTTGTCCCATAAACTCAACATGATGGCTATGAACTATAACTTGTTGTTCGGTGCGTATGAGGATTCGGAAAAAGACGGCGTGAAGCGGGAGTGGGGGCTGTTTCAAGACTCTGCTCATGAGACACAGGATTCTCACCCGCTGCCCGATTCATGGGCGAGTGATATTATGCTCCTTGATCCGTCCAATAAAGAGTGGCAATCCTTTTTGCTTAAAAAGGAAATAGAAGCATTCAGCAAGCTCCCATTTGACGGCTGGCATGTGGACCAGCTCGGTGACCGGGGAATGCGTTGGGATTATGAAGGAAATATCGTAGCGCTTGACAAGTCATACATCGACTTCTTAAAAGCGGCAAAAGAAGCGTTGAACGTCCCTCTGGTCATGAACGCCGTAAATCAGTATGCACAGATCAATATCGCTCAACAAGCACCTGTTGACTTTCTTTATACGGAAATTTGGGAGCCTTTCAATCACTTCAGTCATCTAAAGCAGGTTATTGAGCAGAACAATAACTACAGCGGTTTCCAAAAAAATACGGTCCTTGCTGCCTACATGAATTATGATCTGTCAGACAGTACGGGCGAATTTAATACACCGGCCGTTCTGCTAACGAATGCCGTAATCTTTTCAGCAGGCGGGTCTCATTTAGAGCTCGGGGAAAACATGCTTTCCAAAGAATACTTTCCACATAAAAACCTGGAGATAACAGATCAGCTCGAGAGTCGATTAATCTCGTATTACGATTTTTTAACAGGTTATCAAAACTACCTTCGTGATGGTGTTAAGCCAGGATCTTTTGAAGTGGATGCTGTCAGTAAAGAGGTCAAGGTTTCTCCTGAGTTTAAAAAAGGTGAGATCCACTATTCTTCCTATGAAAAAGAGAATCAGGATATCGTCCACCTTATTAATTTTACAGATGCATCTACGATGGAGTGGAGAGATAATGAGGGTATGCAGACAGAGCCGAAAGAAATGAAAGACATAGAGTTAGAGATTCGAGCAGATAAAAAGGTGGAGAACGTATGGATTGCTTCTCCAGACCAATATTTGGGTTCCCCGGTTACACTAGATTTTGAGCAAAAAGATGGTAAAATGACTGTAATCATACCAGCATTGAAATATTGGGATATGCTTGTCATTGAATATGAAAAATAA
- a CDS encoding carbohydrate ABC transporter permease, whose amino-acid sequence MYTTKTSLFWKFVVYAVLIAGAAIFIVPFIYMLLTTFVDNAYTLPRPSEVFSVTPNLDNYETVWNRNNFFRYFLNSLLIAGVSMIGSLFLGALTAYAFARFHFPFKEFLFRMFLFTMMIPVVLAIVPQFTVISNLGLVNTYAGLWLLYIGGGVVGSTFFLRGFFETIPKELEDSIRIDGGGNWRIFWNIYLPLSKPALGTMAIFSFSGTWDEYFVALTIIKDEALRTLPIALMMFQGQHASNWAWIFAASIIALLPVVLIYIIFQKHFVKSGLSEGSMKG is encoded by the coding sequence GTGTATACAACAAAAACGAGTTTGTTTTGGAAGTTTGTCGTATATGCCGTACTGATAGCAGGTGCAGCCATATTTATTGTTCCGTTTATCTATATGCTTTTAACGACGTTCGTAGACAATGCGTATACGCTGCCCCGGCCGAGCGAGGTTTTCTCCGTCACACCGAATCTGGATAACTATGAAACGGTTTGGAACAGGAATAACTTTTTCCGTTATTTTTTAAACAGCTTATTGATCGCGGGAGTTTCGATGATCGGCAGCTTGTTTTTAGGTGCGTTGACCGCATATGCGTTCGCACGTTTTCATTTTCCGTTTAAAGAATTTCTGTTTCGCATGTTCCTTTTTACGATGATGATTCCCGTTGTGCTTGCAATCGTTCCTCAATTTACGGTTATCAGTAATCTTGGACTCGTAAATACGTACGCAGGATTATGGCTTCTCTACATCGGCGGCGGAGTAGTCGGATCAACATTCTTTCTTCGGGGCTTTTTTGAAACGATTCCGAAAGAGCTCGAAGATTCCATCCGGATCGATGGCGGCGGAAACTGGCGTATTTTTTGGAATATTTACTTGCCCTTGTCGAAACCGGCATTAGGAACAATGGCCATCTTCTCCTTTTCAGGAACATGGGATGAGTACTTTGTGGCACTTACCATTATAAAAGATGAAGCACTCCGTACACTGCCGATCGCACTCATGATGTTTCAAGGGCAGCACGCCAGCAACTGGGCATGGATCTTCGCGGCGTCTATCATCGCACTTCTGCCGGTTGTCTTGATCTATATCATCTTCCAAAAACATTTTGTGAAGAGCGGGTTAAGTGAAGGAAGTATGAAAGGATGA
- a CDS encoding carbohydrate ABC transporter permease, which translates to MASVKPALNNAPKYNQQPNPKPEGKKSAITKGIKQWGEVFPFIMIGLIGAVVFVIYPLIKGVIMSFQDYSIIPGAESPFVGLENYKEAFRDEQFKYAVRNTLLNTVVTVPINWFLGLVFAVLINMHFIKYKITFRTLYYLPIITSWIVVAFLFRYLFADGENGLINFLLHTKLGIIDEPISWLQNQWTAMFVIWTFHIWKTVGWTVVIYLAALQGIPKELYEAASIDGANGLRLFRNVTIPLLGPVTIFVLINLVIGAFNIFPQVYFITNGGPIGQTEVLQSMIYKEAFNNFNFGYSSALGVMMGLTIFFITWTQQKKIGNQRYF; encoded by the coding sequence ATGGCATCTGTAAAACCAGCATTAAATAATGCGCCAAAATACAATCAGCAGCCAAATCCCAAACCAGAAGGAAAGAAGAGTGCCATTACAAAAGGTATCAAACAATGGGGGGAAGTATTTCCCTTTATCATGATTGGTTTGATTGGAGCGGTAGTCTTTGTTATTTATCCCTTAATTAAAGGGGTTATTATGAGCTTTCAAGACTACAGCATCATTCCAGGGGCAGAGAGTCCATTTGTAGGTCTTGAAAATTATAAAGAAGCGTTTCGTGATGAACAATTCAAATACGCAGTCAGAAATACACTTTTAAACACAGTGGTTACCGTACCGATCAACTGGTTTTTAGGTCTGGTATTTGCTGTTTTGATCAACATGCATTTTATAAAATACAAAATTACATTCAGGACGCTTTATTATTTGCCTATCATCACATCCTGGATCGTGGTTGCTTTTTTATTCCGCTATTTGTTTGCTGACGGAGAGAATGGCCTTATTAACTTTTTGCTGCATACGAAGCTTGGAATCATCGATGAACCAATCAGCTGGCTGCAAAATCAATGGACAGCCATGTTTGTGATCTGGACATTTCACATTTGGAAAACAGTCGGATGGACGGTTGTTATCTATTTAGCAGCACTGCAGGGAATTCCAAAAGAGCTGTATGAAGCAGCGAGCATTGACGGCGCAAACGGACTGCGCTTGTTCCGGAATGTTACGATTCCATTGTTAGGTCCGGTGACGATCTTTGTATTGATAAACCTGGTGATCGGCGCATTTAATATTTTCCCGCAAGTGTACTTTATTACGAATGGCGGCCCGATCGGCCAGACCGAAGTTTTACAAAGCATGATTTATAAGGAAGCGTTCAACAATTTTAATTTTGGCTATTCTTCTGCACTAGGTGTCATGATGGGACTTACGATCTTTTTCATAACATGGACACAGCAAAAGAAGATAGGAAACCAGAGATACTTTTAA
- a CDS encoding extracellular solute-binding protein: MKTPFSKVLGILSIIALLFVSACSSSDHSSEKSSDGKVTIEYWHTYSDQEEKVLKEKIKPMFEKEHPHIKLKLTRMPYEGLKQQVIAGVSGNAAPDLMRMDIIWVPEFAKMGALKEVSSLDGFDNVKSSVFEGPMATNIFDGKYYGVPVNTNTKIAIYDKKVLDKAGVTEVPKTMEELAAAAKKAKDAGAKGGITIGGANAWGVLPYFWSLGGKLTNDDYTKIDGFVNSPESVKALEQLIQWNKDKILSPTILGGEPGAWDGIKKHEYMMLDDGPWFYSVLMNEEKKKEDPLEYTVRSLIPEGPGGSRSVIGGEDLVIFANSKHPEEAWTFAQWMLTEEPQKLMSETGLIPTNMNAAKDPEFLKVPFVKEYVDQLETALPRTPIPQWSEFEQVFNLNIEKALRGKMSAKEALDDAAKQGEAILKK, encoded by the coding sequence ATGAAAACACCTTTTTCTAAAGTGTTAGGGATCCTGTCTATTATTGCTTTGCTTTTTGTAAGCGCTTGCTCATCCTCTGATCATTCATCGGAAAAGAGCTCAGATGGAAAAGTGACGATTGAATATTGGCATACTTACAGTGATCAAGAAGAAAAAGTATTAAAAGAAAAGATTAAACCGATGTTTGAAAAAGAACATCCTCATATTAAGCTAAAACTAACACGTATGCCTTATGAAGGACTAAAGCAGCAAGTTATCGCAGGTGTCTCCGGAAACGCAGCTCCAGACCTCATGCGTATGGACATCATCTGGGTGCCAGAGTTTGCAAAAATGGGTGCTTTAAAAGAAGTCAGCAGCTTAGATGGTTTCGATAATGTAAAATCGTCTGTATTTGAAGGTCCAATGGCTACAAATATTTTTGATGGAAAATACTACGGTGTTCCAGTGAATACGAACACAAAAATAGCAATCTATGACAAGAAAGTATTAGACAAAGCTGGTGTAACAGAAGTTCCAAAAACGATGGAAGAGCTTGCGGCGGCAGCTAAAAAAGCAAAGGATGCTGGAGCTAAAGGCGGAATCACGATCGGGGGAGCCAATGCTTGGGGTGTGCTTCCATATTTCTGGAGCTTAGGCGGAAAATTAACCAACGATGATTACACAAAGATTGATGGTTTTGTAAACAGTCCTGAAAGCGTAAAAGCATTAGAACAGCTTATCCAGTGGAACAAAGACAAAATCTTAAGCCCAACCATCCTTGGCGGTGAGCCAGGTGCCTGGGATGGAATCAAGAAGCATGAATATATGATGCTTGATGACGGACCCTGGTTCTACAGTGTCTTGATGAATGAAGAGAAGAAAAAAGAAGACCCGCTGGAGTATACCGTTCGCAGTCTGATACCTGAAGGGCCGGGTGGCAGCCGTTCTGTAATCGGTGGAGAGGATCTCGTCATCTTTGCAAACTCCAAGCATCCAGAAGAAGCTTGGACATTTGCACAATGGATGCTGACAGAAGAACCTCAGAAACTGATGTCTGAAACAGGCCTGATCCCAACAAACATGAACGCGGCAAAAGATCCTGAGTTTTTAAAGGTTCCTTTTGTAAAGGAGTATGTCGATCAATTGGAAACCGCATTACCAAGGACACCAATTCCGCAATGGTCTGAATTTGAACAAGTGTTTAACTTGAACATTGAAAAAGCACTCCGCGGCAAGATGTCAGCAAAAGAAGCGCTGGATGATGCTGCTAAACAAGGAGAAGCCATCCTTAAGAAATAG
- the solA gene encoding N-methyl-L-tryptophan oxidase, producing MTQGTVFDVTVIGAGTMGMAAGAFLAKQNVKTLLIDSFNPPHDHGSHHGGTRMIRHAYGEGVQYVKLVQRAQQLWAELEKQSGTKIFEKTGVLGLGPKDSVFLQETIEAARRYDLPLNVMSASDIVEKWPGIHVPSDFIGCYETESGLVYSENAVQAYKEMALKNGAKLLINSPVQQIEINSDELIRIKTERNEYLSKKVIVTVGAWAAKMLPSLKLPVQPVRKVVCWFETPEDLFNVGHFPSFYVDDVDKMFYGFPNINGTGLKLGRTDGGQPIDPDQHSQNFGAYESDEGELRDFLENYLPEANRKLNEGKTCLMTQSSDHHFIIDQHPENENVIIACGFSGHGFKFASVMGEVLSQLAVSGRTEHDISLFSLNRF from the coding sequence ATGACACAAGGAACCGTTTTTGATGTAACAGTTATTGGCGCCGGCACAATGGGAATGGCGGCGGGTGCTTTTCTAGCAAAACAAAATGTAAAGACACTATTGATCGATTCATTTAATCCTCCGCATGATCATGGCAGTCACCATGGGGGTACCCGGATGATCCGCCATGCATATGGAGAAGGAGTACAGTATGTAAAGTTAGTTCAACGTGCTCAGCAATTATGGGCAGAATTAGAAAAACAAAGTGGAACCAAAATTTTTGAAAAAACCGGTGTTCTCGGATTAGGTCCAAAGGATTCTGTGTTTCTCCAAGAAACCATAGAAGCAGCTCGGAGGTATGACCTCCCATTAAACGTCATGTCTGCAAGCGATATAGTGGAAAAATGGCCGGGAATTCATGTGCCAAGTGACTTTATTGGATGCTATGAAACAGAATCTGGATTGGTGTATAGCGAAAATGCAGTTCAAGCCTATAAAGAAATGGCACTTAAAAATGGCGCCAAGCTTTTGATAAATTCTCCCGTGCAACAAATTGAAATAAATAGTGATGAGTTAATTAGAATTAAAACGGAGAGAAATGAATATTTATCAAAAAAAGTGATTGTGACCGTAGGAGCATGGGCGGCTAAGATGTTACCTTCGTTGAAGCTTCCTGTACAACCCGTCCGCAAAGTCGTATGCTGGTTTGAAACACCGGAGGACCTGTTCAATGTCGGTCATTTTCCATCCTTTTATGTCGATGATGTTGATAAAATGTTCTACGGCTTTCCTAATATCAACGGTACTGGTCTTAAGTTGGGACGAACGGACGGCGGCCAACCCATTGATCCTGATCAGCATTCCCAAAACTTTGGAGCTTATGAATCGGATGAAGGTGAGCTGCGTGATTTTCTAGAAAACTATCTTCCCGAAGCAAATAGAAAGCTCAACGAAGGGAAAACATGCTTAATGACCCAATCGAGTGACCATCATTTTATTATTGATCAGCACCCTGAAAATGAAAATGTCATCATCGCTTGTGGATTTTCCGGGCATGGTTTTAAGTTTGCTAGTGTTATGGGTGAGGTGCTTAGTCAGCTAGCTGTGAGTGGCCGAACGGAACATGACATATCTTTGTTTTCGCTAAATCGATTCTAA
- a CDS encoding MetQ/NlpA family ABC transporter substrate-binding protein — translation MKKLAIILVGLLLLLSACGSNSSSDNSEGSKTVIVGTSSAEVPTWELVKKLAKEKGITLEIVKFDDYVQPNLALDSGEIDINAFQTVVYFDSFKKDRNLDLAAIGTTSIWPMGMYSKKIKEVSEFKDGDQVIIPKDPTNLGRALLLMQKAGLITLKEGFTGAGGLENVEKNPKNLKITPVDAGQTARGLDDAAASIINCDMAINAGLNPTKDPIFGEDASNKAYVNIIAAQTKRKDDKTLKQIADIYHTEEVTNFIKKHFNGAAIPVVEPISYLDDYKQN, via the coding sequence ATGAAAAAATTAGCCATTATTTTAGTAGGATTACTTCTATTACTTTCTGCCTGTGGTTCAAACAGCAGTTCAGATAATAGCGAAGGCAGTAAAACAGTTATAGTCGGTACATCATCAGCAGAAGTTCCAACTTGGGAATTAGTTAAAAAGCTTGCGAAAGAAAAAGGAATTACTCTTGAAATTGTCAAATTCGATGATTATGTTCAACCAAACCTTGCATTAGATAGTGGAGAAATTGATATCAATGCATTTCAAACTGTTGTATATTTTGATAGCTTTAAAAAAGACCGTAATCTTGATTTAGCAGCTATAGGTACAACTTCTATCTGGCCGATGGGAATGTATTCTAAAAAAATTAAAGAAGTTAGCGAATTTAAAGACGGGGACCAAGTGATTATTCCAAAAGACCCTACGAATCTAGGAAGAGCACTATTGTTAATGCAAAAAGCAGGTCTTATCACATTAAAAGAAGGCTTTACTGGTGCTGGCGGTCTAGAAAATGTTGAAAAAAATCCTAAAAACTTAAAAATCACTCCAGTAGACGCTGGGCAAACAGCACGTGGTTTAGACGATGCGGCGGCTTCCATTATTAACTGTGATATGGCGATTAATGCTGGGTTAAACCCAACAAAAGATCCTATTTTTGGTGAAGATGCAAGCAATAAAGCATACGTTAACATTATCGCTGCTCAAACGAAACGTAAAGATGATAAGACATTGAAACAAATTGCAGATATCTATCATACTGAAGAAGTGACAAACTTTATCAAAAAACACTTTAATGGTGCTGCGATTCCAGTTGTAGAACCAATCTCTTATTTAGATGATTATAAACAAAATTAA
- a CDS encoding methionine ABC transporter permease, giving the protein MPFDWSWFWPEFLTAIDQTLYMVIVGLIISIIIGMPIGVVLVITREHGILENKIVFNILNVIINIFRSIPFIILVVAIIPFTRLVVGTSIGTTAAIVPLVLYTAFYIGRLVENSLLEVDQGTIELAQAMGATPWQIIWRFLLPEARSSLVLALTIATIGLIGASAMAGAVGGGGIGDLAITYGYNQFKTEVMVITVVTLIIMVQLVQSIGNVIAKKLRRN; this is encoded by the coding sequence ATGCCATTTGATTGGAGCTGGTTCTGGCCTGAATTTTTAACTGCTATTGATCAAACCTTATATATGGTTATTGTAGGGCTGATTATTTCGATCATTATTGGTATGCCAATTGGCGTAGTGTTAGTGATTACGAGAGAACACGGGATTCTAGAAAATAAAATAGTCTTCAATATTCTTAACGTTATTATCAATATTTTTCGATCGATTCCTTTTATTATTCTAGTTGTGGCGATTATTCCTTTTACTCGCTTAGTAGTCGGAACTTCAATTGGTACGACTGCTGCAATTGTCCCACTTGTCCTCTATACAGCCTTTTATATCGGGCGTTTAGTTGAAAACTCACTTCTTGAAGTGGATCAAGGGACCATCGAATTAGCTCAAGCCATGGGGGCGACTCCTTGGCAAATTATTTGGAGATTTCTCCTTCCTGAAGCACGAAGCTCTCTTGTGTTAGCTTTAACCATCGCGACAATTGGATTAATCGGTGCTTCCGCAATGGCGGGGGCCGTTGGTGGCGGTGGAATCGGTGATCTAGCGATTACGTATGGATATAACCAATTTAAAACAGAGGTTATGGTCATTACCGTTGTCACACTCATTATCATGGTTCAACTTGTTCAATCAATAGGGAACGTGATCGCGAAAAAATTGAGAAGAAACTAA
- a CDS encoding methionine ABC transporter ATP-binding protein yields the protein MLVLDDVHKVFGKGKDKKVEALKGINLKVDKGEIFGVVGFSGAGKSTLIRCVNILERPTSGKVLINDVDLLTLNPRDLRKQRKKIGMIFQQYNLLQAKTIFKNVAMPLILEGVPKDEIKEKVTKLLSFVGLADRMNHYPEQLSGGQKQRVGIARALATDPDILLCDEATSALDPNTTEAVLELLRKVRDELGITILMITHEMNVIRDVCDKVAVIEKGTIVEQGSVIDVFTEPKTKIARSFVRTVLNQTIPPSIKRLIEESSQTNPHGIYRIIFKGASTNTPLLSNTAKKFSIDLNVIHGMVTELQGVPFGNLLVEFKGDREEINRAIQYINENDAVIKEVSKDAI from the coding sequence ATGCTTGTACTAGATGATGTTCACAAAGTTTTTGGGAAAGGGAAAGACAAAAAAGTTGAAGCTTTGAAAGGAATCAACCTAAAAGTTGATAAAGGAGAAATTTTCGGCGTGGTTGGATTTAGTGGTGCCGGGAAAAGTACACTAATCCGCTGCGTGAATATATTGGAACGTCCAACTTCCGGGAAAGTCCTGATTAATGACGTTGACCTCCTTACGCTTAATCCAAGGGACTTACGCAAGCAACGAAAAAAAATCGGGATGATTTTTCAGCAATATAACTTATTGCAAGCGAAAACGATTTTCAAAAATGTTGCGATGCCGCTTATTTTAGAAGGCGTCCCGAAGGATGAGATTAAAGAGAAAGTGACAAAATTATTATCCTTCGTTGGGTTGGCGGATCGGATGAATCATTATCCTGAACAACTATCAGGAGGTCAAAAGCAAAGGGTGGGTATCGCACGAGCATTGGCAACAGATCCAGATATTCTCCTTTGTGATGAAGCGACATCTGCCCTTGACCCGAATACGACGGAAGCGGTACTGGAATTACTGCGCAAGGTTCGGGACGAGTTAGGCATCACGATTTTAATGATTACCCATGAGATGAATGTCATCCGTGATGTTTGTGACAAGGTTGCGGTCATAGAAAAGGGAACAATTGTTGAACAAGGCTCTGTCATCGATGTGTTCACCGAGCCGAAAACGAAAATTGCAAGAAGCTTTGTGAGGACGGTATTGAACCAAACGATTCCACCTTCGATCAAACGATTAATTGAGGAAAGTAGTCAGACGAACCCACATGGTATTTACCGGATTATCTTTAAGGGCGCATCGACCAATACACCGTTGCTCTCGAATACGGCTAAAAAATTTTCTATCGATTTGAATGTGATCCACGGGATGGTAACAGAGCTCCAGGGAGTTCCATTTGGAAATTTGCTAGTTGAATTTAAGGGAGACCGTGAAGAGATTAATCGTGCGATTCAATATATAAACGAGAATGATGCTGTGATAAAGGAGGTGTCTAAAGATGCCATTTGA
- a CDS encoding Gfo/Idh/MocA family protein: MKPIKIGVIGASWFADLWYLPVLNMHPQAELTAICSENGNNARLMAKKYGIAKSYTSYEQMIDNENLDGVCIITPNCTHADIILTAAKRGLHIICEKPLALNTEESTRIIEGVHSSIIHAVNFTYRENPAVKQMKNELREKRIGNILEADFEYTGDYGIQSSPGWRGDIQLGGEGGVLADLGSHLIDLAHYLFDGPIHPLSASYQIVKRDTNDKEKAPDSVFFTAMLPNNAISSFQTSWVRYQGGRGQTIKINVYGDNGKMEMLSTEFGIQLSVQNGTNKTHTWNEKEESGEGNFRPWRLTSRNEIWKWVDRILDPSRVIKQPDFYDGHLVQLVMDRILHNDR, encoded by the coding sequence ATGAAACCGATTAAAATAGGTGTAATCGGAGCCAGCTGGTTTGCGGATCTATGGTATTTACCCGTCCTTAACATGCATCCTCAAGCTGAGTTGACCGCCATCTGCAGTGAGAATGGAAACAACGCTCGTTTGATGGCTAAAAAATACGGCATTGCAAAAAGTTATACTTCTTACGAACAAATGATAGATAACGAGAATTTAGACGGGGTATGTATTATAACGCCGAACTGTACTCATGCCGACATAATCTTAACGGCAGCAAAGAGGGGCTTGCACATTATTTGTGAGAAGCCTTTAGCCCTAAATACGGAAGAATCTACTAGAATAATAGAGGGTGTTCATTCGTCTATCATACATGCAGTGAATTTTACATACCGTGAAAATCCTGCCGTTAAGCAGATGAAGAATGAGTTGCGTGAGAAAAGAATAGGAAACATACTTGAAGCTGATTTTGAATATACCGGTGATTATGGTATTCAATCCTCACCAGGGTGGAGAGGGGATATTCAGCTTGGTGGTGAAGGCGGTGTTCTGGCTGACCTAGGTTCCCATCTTATCGATCTGGCACATTATTTATTTGACGGACCTATTCATCCACTGTCAGCTTCCTATCAAATTGTAAAAAGAGATACAAATGATAAAGAGAAAGCACCTGATTCGGTATTTTTTACAGCGATGCTGCCCAATAACGCGATCTCAAGCTTCCAAACAAGCTGGGTTCGTTATCAAGGAGGCAGGGGACAAACAATTAAAATCAACGTGTATGGTGACAATGGAAAAATGGAAATGTTATCAACAGAATTTGGCATTCAACTTTCTGTTCAAAACGGGACGAACAAGACCCATACATGGAATGAAAAGGAAGAAAGCGGAGAAGGGAATTTTCGCCCTTGGCGTTTGACGTCAAGAAATGAAATATGGAAATGGGTAGATCGCATCTTAGATCCTTCTCGTGTTATAAAACAGCCTGACTTTTATGATGGACACTTAGTTCAGTTAGTCATGGATCGCATACTTCATAACGACCGTTAA
- a CDS encoding Gfo/Idh/MocA family protein, which yields MTNHISIGLIGLGGMANHHIYLLSQLKNVSVGAISDVNKEQLQVIGDKLDIPQNKRYEDYEELIKDSEVDAVISIVPNYLHAEIISNCIQHQKPLMTEKPFTLNFEEAIELKKQYEKQPIPCMVGFSYRYVASFRYAKDLLQQNKIGKLRHISIRYLQDWGIPAVQIPLTWRFKKALSGSGALGDLGSHMIDAARFFAGEFQQIKSLNTTFVKERASLDANKQIEEVDVDDYSAFIAVASS from the coding sequence ATGACAAATCATATTTCAATCGGCTTAATTGGTTTAGGAGGCATGGCAAATCATCATATCTATCTTTTATCTCAATTAAAAAATGTTTCGGTGGGCGCTATATCAGATGTGAATAAAGAGCAGCTTCAGGTGATTGGAGACAAGCTGGATATTCCTCAGAATAAGAGATATGAAGATTATGAGGAACTGATCAAAGATTCAGAGGTAGATGCTGTCATTTCAATCGTACCTAACTATCTACACGCTGAAATAATCAGTAATTGTATACAGCATCAAAAACCGCTTATGACAGAGAAACCATTTACATTAAACTTTGAAGAGGCTATAGAACTTAAAAAGCAATACGAAAAACAGCCTATTCCATGCATGGTTGGGTTTTCTTACCGTTATGTTGCTTCGTTCCGCTATGCGAAAGATTTACTTCAGCAGAACAAGATCGGCAAGCTGCGGCATATCTCTATCCGTTATTTACAGGATTGGGGCATCCCCGCTGTTCAAATTCCTTTAACCTGGCGTTTTAAGAAAGCGCTTTCCGGTTCTGGCGCACTTGGGGATCTTGGTTCGCACATGATCGATGCGGCTCGTTTTTTTGCTGGAGAATTTCAGCAGATTAAGAGTTTAAATACGACTTTTGTAAAAGAAAGAGCATCACTAGACGCAAACAAACAGATTGAAGAAGTAGATGTTGATGATTATTCAGCGTTTATCGCGGTGGCCAGTTCATGA